The genomic region CGGCGTCGCGCCTAGGCGTTTCCTCCGCGCGCGGCTTCGCCGCCGTAACCGGCGCCGCGCCGAAGCCGGCCTTTTCCACGGCGGCGACCATCGCCGCCAGCGTCGCCTGCCCAGGATCGTAGGTGACCCGCGCGCGGTTTGTCGCCAGATTGACGTCGGCGTGATCCACGCCCGTCACCTTCCCCAGCATTCGCTCGATGCGCCCGACGCAGGAGGCGCAGTGCATCCCCTGAATCTCCAGCGTGCAGACCGCCGCGTCTTTGCGAGTAGTGCTTTCCATAACACTAATATACCCCCAAGGGGTATATTAGTCAAGTCTGCGAGAGTCTGTGCTGTAACCAAATTTATCAATTGGTGTAATTGGTATAAAAATGGGATTGACGCGCCGATCTCATCGTGATATCATGAGGACATGCAAAAACGAAATGGTTGGATGAAGAGGCGGCCGGCCTTTGTCGCGGCGGTCTTGATGGCGTCCGCGGCGGCTCGAGCGTCCGCGGCGCAGCTGTCCGGGGATTTTGGCGCGCACGATCCCTCGCGGGCGATCCGCTGCGACGGCAAGTACTATTTTTACTGCACCGGGCCAAACTGCCCGGCGCGCGTCTCCACGGACCTGCGTCACTGGACGGACGCGCCGCCGGTGCTGCGCGGCGTCCCGCAGTGGGCGCATCAGCTGGTCCCGCAGGCCAAGAAGGACGACACGTGGATCTGGGCGCCCGACGTCATTTCCGTCGGCGGCCTGTACTATCTCTACTATTCGTTTTCGACCTTTGGCAGCAAGACGTCGGTGATCGGCCTGGTGACGAGCCCGACGCTTGACGCCCATAGCCCGCGCTGCCGCTGGACGGATCGCGGCCTGGTAGTCGCATCGAACGGCGACTCGAACTTCAACGCCATCGACCCCGCGCCCGCCTTCGACGCTCAGGGAAACCTGTGGCTGACCTATGGATCGTGGAACGCCGGCGGGATCCAATTGGTCCCATTGGATAAGAAGACGGGAAAGCCGGCGTCCAAAAGCTATTTTCTGGCCGGCGGGCAGGCGGCGGGGCCGGAAGCGCCTTATCTCCACTACCGCAAGCCGTTCTATTATCTCTTTGAGAATGAGGGCGTGTGCTGCCAGGGCGTCAAGAGCACCTATCGGATCATGATGGGACGATCGCGCTCCATCACCGGTCCCTATCTGGATAAGAACGGCCGCGATCTCGCGCGGGGCGGCGGCTCGCTGTTCGCCGGCGCCCACGGGAATGAAGTGGGACCGGGCCATATGGGGATTGTCGCCAAAGACGGGCAGGATTGGTTTACCTACCACTATTACGACGCCCGGCAAAACGGCCGCCCAATGCTGGGGCTGGACCTGCTTGCCTGGACCGCCGACGGCTGGCCCAAGGCGCCGTTTACGACATCCCAATACGCGCTCGCCGAGGGCGTCTACGTCATCGTGTCCAAGGCCAGCGGCCTGGCGCTGTCCGTAGGGGGCGACTCGGCCGACGGCGCGTCACTCACGCAGGCGGTCTACGCCAAGGGCAAATCGCAGCAATGGCGCGTGACCCACGCCGGCGACGGCCTTTGTCGAATCACATCGATCGGCTCCGGCAAGGTGATGGACCTGTGGCGGTGCAACGGCGCCGACGGAACGAAGATCGACCAGTACCGCTGGCTGGACAACCCCTGCCAGCATTGGAAGATCGAAAAGGCGGCGGGCGGCTTCCGCATGGTCTCGCTCGGCGGCGGCGGCGCGGTCAGCGTCGCCGGCGGCGCGAAGACGCCCGGCGCGGCGATTCAAGAGTTCCAGTTCCGTGGCGGCGATCATCAGATCTGGCGATTTCAGCGATTGGGGAATTAGGGAAGAATCGGTAAATCGCTCAAAAATGCAAACGGCCCCGGCTCCCAATCATGGAAGTCGAGGCCGTTTGTATTTTCGAGCGGCGCAAACAAGCGCCGGCTATTTGTTGGAGGAAGGTCCGCCGGGGACTCCGCTGCCGGGAGGGCCTCCGGGGGCGGCGGGGGCTTGTGCGGAGGGGTTTGCCTTGGTGTAAGTCGTGCTTTCGGGTTGATGCCCACAGCCGGCCATGGCGGCGAGCAGTCCCCCGGCGAGCAGAGCCGCGCCCATCGCGCGGGCGTATATTCGAAACGTATTCAATCGATTTCCTCTTGGCTTGTCTTCAGCGCTCATGCAAAAAGGACACTGGGCCCGGAAGAGCCGCAGTGTCCTTGAGGCCGTACGGATGCGTCGTCGTTATTTGTAATGCGCTTGCAGCTTCTGCATTCCCTGGAAGATGGAAGGCTCCGATCGGTCGCAGTTGATGGAGACATCGGCGCAGACTCCGGGCGGGTTGCTCTGCGGCAGGCTGGTGGGGTTATTGGTCGCGTTGGCGGTGCCGCCCCACATGTTGAACTGGCTCGCAATGGGCAGGTTCGGATCGCTGATTGTTTGCGTGGGCCGCATGGCCTTCACGTGGCCATCGCAGAACACCAGGTTCATCAGTCCGGTGTGCCCGGCGAACAAGGCCGGCTGACCGAATGTCTCGGCGGCTCCGGTGTTGCCGAGATAGTCTGGATCGGCGTTGTACCAGACGACATCCGGCCACAGCGCATTGGACTCGGCGATGATGATCTTGGAGGCGGGCGTGTCGACAGACCCGATGCTGACCGCGCCGGCGCCGGCGGCGTCGAAGCCGTTGATCTCGCCGAGGCGTGGGTTCATGCCGTAGGAGATGGTGTACGGCGAATCGCTGGCGTCGCCGCTGTTAAATCGGATCTTCTCCTTCAAGGAGTTCGAGGGACATTTGAAGACGTCAAGGCTCTTCAGATACGGCGTGATATAGTCAAACCAATAGGTGGCGTATGGTTTGGGCGGATCCAGACGGCGCAGCGCGGGATACTTCTCGTCGTAATCCTGGACGTATTGCAAAAATCCCAATCCGATCTGTCGCTCGTTGGAGGCGCAGGAGATCTGCCGGGCCTTTTCGCGGGCTTTGGCGAAGACGGGGAACAGGATCGCCGCGAGAATCGCAATGATAGCGATGACAACGAGAAGCTCGATCAAAGTGAAACCTTTGAGGCGAGACTGATTGACTTGAAGTGCCATGATTTTCTCCACTAAGACTCGGCGATTAAGAATTTTATTACCAATATAACCAATTGTTGCAATTAGTTTCTCCCATTGTATGACTTTAGCCGTGATCTGTCAAGAAGAAATTATCCCGCGTTAAGAATTTATTTTCTCGCTCAACAAAATAATTGGTTTTAAATTGGTCTAGTTCTGGCTCCGGGCGGCGGAACAACGGGTACTTTCGACAGCTATTGGCGCGGAGCGGGAATGCTGATAATGAACGCTGGGGCGGGTGGGGTTGGAAATTGGACGCTCGTGGGCAATAGGACCAATGCGGAACCGGTTTTCTGATACGCGCAATAAAACCCAGCCCGTTTTCAGAATCGGCTTGACAGCAGCAGATCCAGCGCTTATAATAGTCATAACCAATACGGTTTAATTGGTAAAAATGGTAATTTCTGCTGTTTGCGTTAAGCATCGGAGGAGGCCTATGGAAAGCCAGTCAAAGACGTATCGTGATTCGGGGTTCACATTGATTGAACTCCTCGTTGTTATTGCTATCATTGCAATATTAGCCGCCATTCTCTTTCCCGTGTTCGCGCAGGCCCGCGAAAAGGCCCGCGCGATTTCGTGTCTCTCCAATTTGAAACAGATCGGTCTGGGGCTGATCCAGTACTCGCAGGACGTGGACGAGCAGCTGCCGCCCGCCTGGATCGGCTATTCGACCGATCCTTCGATTAGCGTCGGTTTTCCCGGCAAGGCGCGCTGGATGGATGTCGTTCAGCCCTATGTGAAGAGCACCGCGATCTTTACCTGCCCGGACTCGAACACCAAGTATGTTCCCGTTCCCTCGGGAAGTAAAGTCAACGATGTTGACCCCGTCAGCGGCGTCAAGTATGAGTTTGAGAACGGCGGCTACGCCATGAACACCACATACTTTTCCGCCGATGACGCCGCGCAGCCGCCGACGCCCATTCCGGATGTCCCCAGCGAATCCTCCAAGAACCTCGCCAGCATTCCGGACCCGGCCGGCACGCTCTATGTCTTTGACTTCATCAACGCCGACTGCTCGTTCCAGTGCGTGTGGGGCGGCATCACGATTGGTTGGGCGCAGCCGACGATCGACACGGCGGCCCACCCGCGAACGCTGGGAGTGGGCGGACTGCTGAGCGAACTGCACCAGGGCCGCGTCAACTCCCTCTTCTGCGATGGTCACGCCAAAGCCGTCACACTGGACTATATGACGGAAAAAGCGACCAGCGGCCCGACCGCCGGCGCTTACAAGCACTTTACGATCAACGACGATTAATTTGGCCTTCGTTCCAACGCGCGTCCCGCCGGCCCTTCGCTTCTGATGATCAGAAGCGAAGGGCCTTTGTTATGTGATCCGCCGAAGAAATGACTTGAACCAATTTAAACCAATTTTTCCGGTATGTTTGCTAAAATAATTATTTTAGATTCCGAATCCGCTTGACAGAAGCGAAATTTCCCTATATAATAACTAAACCAATAGAAACAATTGGTTTAAATGGTAACGAAAGATTTTTATTCCTGATCGGCACCGGAGAAAATTATGGCAATTCGAACCCAAGGGCCTCGTCAAAAAGGCTTCACGTTGATTGAGCTCCTCGTTGTGATCGCAATCATTGCGATTCTCGCGGCAATCCTGTTCCCCGTCTTCGCTAAAGCCCGCGAGAAGGCTCGGCAAACATCCTGCGCTTCCAATCTCAAGCAAATCGGTCTGGGAATGCTGCAATACGTTCAGGACAACGACGAGACGCTGGCTCCGCAATTTTTAGGCGGCTATGTTCCTTCTAATCCCGCCACCGGGTCGTACAAATGGATGGACATGATCTATCCTTACGAGAAGAACACGCAAATTTTTAGCTGCAATGATAAAACTTCGAACCAGTTTATCTATTATAAGAACGAGACTCCGGCGGAAGCGGCGACTTGGGACTGGATGGGGAGCTATGCGCTCAACGTATCCTACTGGGGCAGCAAAAATAGCGTCAACAAGCACCATCCCACCTACGATTCCGACAGCGTAAACCCGGATCAAGGCGCAAATACCCTGGCGAACCTCCCCGTCCCGGCGCAGACCATTTGGGTCACGGATGGAAACTGGTTTACCACGGGATGGTATGACGTGCCCCAGAATCCCGTCGGCCCGTGGACGGAAGCCAATAACGGATTTGACGCCTCCGCGGCTCGCCACACCAATCGTGTCAACGTTCTGTGGTGTGATGGTCATGTCACGTCGCCGACTCGCGATTATCTGGCGACCCCGGCAAACGACAACTCGGGCGCCTACAAGTATTGGACTACCGAAGACGATTAGTTCCTGCGGGATCGGCTGCCTTTGGGATAAAAACGGGTCAATATGATGCGTATTCAGAAGGTTGTGATCTTTGTCCTGCTCGCGGCGCCGTTCTTCGGCGCCGCGCAGCTTGCGGCGAGCGCATCGCCGAGCGCTCTCTCCGCCAAGCTCTCGCCGATTCCACAGGCCGGCCTGGTGGTTGCGCCCGTCGGCGGCGTTCACGCGCTGGCGGCGAATGTGGGAAGCGTCGATGTGGGGACGGTGGGCGCGCAAGAGGCCGCTGTCACGCGCGATTTTGTATTGAAGAACGCCGGGAGCCTGCCGCTGACGATCACCGAGCTTCAGCCGTCCTGCGACTGTACGAGCGCGGTGTTCGACCCTGCTCCGCTCGGGCGCGACGCTCGGGAGACGCTGCTGCCCGGCGGGCGGGTGACGGTCAAGATGACGGTTCGTCTTTCCGGGCGCGGGCCGGGAGAGTTTACCCATTCGATTTTTGTCTGCGTAAAAGATCGGCCGCAGAATGTCGCCATGCTTCAGATTGTCGGCATCCTCAAGACGGCGTCGAAGCCGTGAATATTGGGGGCCATAATATTTGGGAATGATGAGACTTCTCCGGATCGGCCGGAACCATTGTCTCATTGAGGAGCCTGGACATTTATGTCGCGATCATCGGTAGTAGTTTGTACGGACGAAGTTCTCGGAACGATCTCTCCCCTGCTCTACGGGCACTTCGCCGAACATCTGGGGCGCTGCTGTTACGACGGCCTCTGGGTCGGTCCCCAGTCGCCGATCCCGAACAAAGGCGGATTTCGGGTCGATGTGCTGGATGCGCTGAAGCGACTGGGCGTCCCCCAGCTGCGCTGGCCGGGCGGGTGCTTCGCGGACAGCTACCATTGGCGCGAGGGGATTGGGCCGCCTGAGCGGCGTCCGCGCACCCTGGCGGAGAGCTGCGGGCATCAATCCGTGGAGACCAATCAGATCGGGACGCACGAGTTCATGGCGCTCTGCCGCGAGATCGGCGCGGAGCCGTATCTCGCGGGCAATGTGGGATCCGGATCGCCGCAGGAGCTGATGGAGTGGGTGCAGTACTGCAACGCGACAGCCGACACGACCCTGGTGCGCGAGCGCGCCGCCAACGGGCATCCCGAGCCGATGAACGTGCGCTATTGGGGCGTCGGCAACGAGAGCTGGGCGTGCGGCGGCAACTACGACGCGCTGGATTACGCCAAGGAGTTCAAACGCTACGCGACATTTATCAAGCAGGTCGACCATGGCGTGCAGCTGGTCGCCTGCGGCGATCATAGCCCGGAATGGAACGCCAAGGTCGTGGAGGCCAATTGCCGCCATCTGCACCTGATGGACCACCTCTCGATCCATCGCTACTGGGCCGGCGGCCACTCGACGGATTTCAGCGAGGCCGAGTACTACCAGCTCCAGCGCGGTCCCGATGTGGTGGACGGCGATATTCGGGCCGCCGACGCCATGCTGACCTATTTCGAGAGGCCGGGCCACAGGATCGGCATCGCCTTCGACGAGTGGGGCGTCTGGCATCCCGACGCGACGATCGCCTCGGACTTCGAAGCGCCCAGCACCCTGAGCGCCGCCGTGACGGCGGCGGGCGTGTTCGACGTCTTCCACCGATGGAGCGGCCGGCTGACCATGGCCAACATCGCGCAGATCGTCAACGTCCTTCAGGCGCTGATCCAAACGCAGGGCGAGCACATGTGGCTGACGCCGACCTACCATGTCTTTGCGATGTACGCGGCGCATCGCGGGGCGCGGGCCGTTCGTACGGAGATTACGGGCGCCGACATGCGGGCCATGCCGGCGGTGCGCCAGCCGTTCCCTGTGCCGCAAATGGAACCGGGAACGCTCAGCATGCTCTCGGCGTCCGCATCCATCACTGACGGCGGGGTCGCGATCAGCCTCAGCAACCGGCATATGACGCAAACGCAGGAAGTCGAGATCGAATTGCGCGGCCGGACGGCGACGCGCGCGGTGGCCTCGATTCTGTCCGGAGACGGCCCAAACGCGTGCAACTCCGCGGCGCAGCCCAGCCGAGTCGGGCCGAGCGAACACGTGATTTCGGTCACGGAAGGCAAGATCATTATGGCGCTGGCGCCCTGCTCCGTGCAGACCGTGATGGTGAGCGATCGTGGTTGATACCAATCAAGTACCAATGTTACCGGTAATTGAATATCGGTCTTGACAGGCTCCCGTGATTGTGTTATATATTGTCTTAAGACATACAGAATTACTATCAAATATTTTGAAAGAAAAATAATGAAGACAGCTACTTTTATCGCCCATCCTGAGTTCGAAGTCGGAGCCGTCGATCCGCGCCTGTTCGGCTCTTTTATCGAGAATCTCGGCCGCGCCGTTTACGGCGGCGTCTATGAACCCGGCCATCCGAGCGCCGACGATCAGGGGTTCCGCCAGGATGTCATCGAACTGGTGCGCGAACTGAATGTCCCGATCGTCCGATACCCTGGGGGCAACTTTGTTTCAGGATACAACTGGGAAGACGGAGTCGGCCCTCTCGCGGATCGTCCCCGCCGCCTGGAGCTGGCGTGGCGCACGATTGAGACCAATGCTGTTGGAACGAACGAATTTGTGGATTGGGCCCGCAAGGCGAACACCGAAGTGATGATGGCGGTCAATCTGGGAACGCGCGGCGCGGACGCCGCGCGCAATCTGGTGGAGTACTGCAATCATCCCGGCGGAACGGCGTGGAGCGACCTGCGCGTCAAGCATGGCTACAAGGATCCGCACAAGATCAAGACCTGGTGTCTGGGAAATGAGATGGACGGTCCCTGGCAGATTTGCAGCAAGACCGCCGAGGAGTATGGACGCGCCGCCGCGGAGGCGGGCAAGCTGATGAAGTGGGTGGACCCGACGATCGAGCTGGTCGCCTGCGGAAGCTCCAGCTCCAACATGCCCAGCTTCCCGGCGTGGGAGTCGACGGTGCTCGACCATACCTACGAGCATGTCGATTTCATCTCGCTGCATCAGTACTATGGCAACAAAGATAACAGCCTGCCGAGCTTCCTGGCGCGATCCGTCGATATGGAGCGCTTCATTAAGACGGTGACATCGACCTGCGACTTCGTGAAGGCGAAGAAGCGCAGCAAGAAGACGATGAACCTGTCGTTCGATGAGTGGAACGTCTGGTTCCATTCCAACAACGCCGACGCCGAGCTGGCCCCGTGGCAGATCGCGCCGCCCCAGCTCGAAGACATCTACACCTTCGAGGACGCCCTGGTGGTCGGCCTGATGCTGATCGCCCTGCTGCGCAACGCGGACCGGGTCAAAATGGGATGTCTCGCGCAGCTGGTCAACGTCATCGCGCCGATCATGACGGTCAACGGCGGCGGGATCTGGCGGCAGACGATCTTCTATCCCTTCGCCCACGCCTCCCAGTACGGACGCGGCGTCGCGCTGGACCTCCGCATCCAGTCGCCCGCATACGAGACCACGGACCTGGGCGACATCCCCTACATCGACGCCGTCGCGACGATGAACCCGGAGGATGAGAGCATTTCGATCTTCGCCGTCAGCCGCGCCCAGGGCGAGCCCTTCACCCTGGAAGGCGACCTGCGCTCCTTCGCCGGCTACGAAGTGACCGACCACATCGTCCTGGCGCACTCCGATCCCAAGGCGACGAACACGCTCGCCAACCCCGACAACGTCGTCCCGCACTGCGGATGCAGCAACACACGCTTCGAGGACGGCCGCCTGACCTCGCTGCTCACTCCGCTGTCGTGGAATGTGATCCGGCT from Capsulimonas corticalis harbors:
- a CDS encoding family 43 glycosylhydrolase translates to MKRRPAFVAAVLMASAAARASAAQLSGDFGAHDPSRAIRCDGKYYFYCTGPNCPARVSTDLRHWTDAPPVLRGVPQWAHQLVPQAKKDDTWIWAPDVISVGGLYYLYYSFSTFGSKTSVIGLVTSPTLDAHSPRCRWTDRGLVVASNGDSNFNAIDPAPAFDAQGNLWLTYGSWNAGGIQLVPLDKKTGKPASKSYFLAGGQAAGPEAPYLHYRKPFYYLFENEGVCCQGVKSTYRIMMGRSRSITGPYLDKNGRDLARGGGSLFAGAHGNEVGPGHMGIVAKDGQDWFTYHYYDARQNGRPMLGLDLLAWTADGWPKAPFTTSQYALAEGVYVIVSKASGLALSVGGDSADGASLTQAVYAKGKSQQWRVTHAGDGLCRITSIGSGKVMDLWRCNGADGTKIDQYRWLDNPCQHWKIEKAAGGFRMVSLGGGGAVSVAGGAKTPGAAIQEFQFRGGDHQIWRFQRLGN
- a CDS encoding DUF1559 domain-containing protein, which encodes MALQVNQSRLKGFTLIELLVVIAIIAILAAILFPVFAKAREKARQISCASNERQIGLGFLQYVQDYDEKYPALRRLDPPKPYATYWFDYITPYLKSLDVFKCPSNSLKEKIRFNSGDASDSPYTISYGMNPRLGEINGFDAAGAGAVSIGSVDTPASKIIIAESNALWPDVVWYNADPDYLGNTGAAETFGQPALFAGHTGLMNLVFCDGHVKAMRPTQTISDPNLPIASQFNMWGGTANATNNPTSLPQSNPPGVCADVSINCDRSEPSIFQGMQKLQAHYK
- a CDS encoding DUF1559 domain-containing protein; its protein translation is MESQSKTYRDSGFTLIELLVVIAIIAILAAILFPVFAQAREKARAISCLSNLKQIGLGLIQYSQDVDEQLPPAWIGYSTDPSISVGFPGKARWMDVVQPYVKSTAIFTCPDSNTKYVPVPSGSKVNDVDPVSGVKYEFENGGYAMNTTYFSADDAAQPPTPIPDVPSESSKNLASIPDPAGTLYVFDFINADCSFQCVWGGITIGWAQPTIDTAAHPRTLGVGGLLSELHQGRVNSLFCDGHAKAVTLDYMTEKATSGPTAGAYKHFTINDD
- a CDS encoding prepilin-type N-terminal cleavage/methylation domain-containing protein, which translates into the protein MAIRTQGPRQKGFTLIELLVVIAIIAILAAILFPVFAKAREKARQTSCASNLKQIGLGMLQYVQDNDETLAPQFLGGYVPSNPATGSYKWMDMIYPYEKNTQIFSCNDKTSNQFIYYKNETPAEAATWDWMGSYALNVSYWGSKNSVNKHHPTYDSDSVNPDQGANTLANLPVPAQTIWVTDGNWFTTGWYDVPQNPVGPWTEANNGFDASAARHTNRVNVLWCDGHVTSPTRDYLATPANDNSGAYKYWTTEDD
- a CDS encoding DUF1573 domain-containing protein: MMRIQKVVIFVLLAAPFFGAAQLAASASPSALSAKLSPIPQAGLVVAPVGGVHALAANVGSVDVGTVGAQEAAVTRDFVLKNAGSLPLTITELQPSCDCTSAVFDPAPLGRDARETLLPGGRVTVKMTVRLSGRGPGEFTHSIFVCVKDRPQNVAMLQIVGILKTASKP
- a CDS encoding alpha-N-arabinofuranosidase → MSRSSVVVCTDEVLGTISPLLYGHFAEHLGRCCYDGLWVGPQSPIPNKGGFRVDVLDALKRLGVPQLRWPGGCFADSYHWREGIGPPERRPRTLAESCGHQSVETNQIGTHEFMALCREIGAEPYLAGNVGSGSPQELMEWVQYCNATADTTLVRERAANGHPEPMNVRYWGVGNESWACGGNYDALDYAKEFKRYATFIKQVDHGVQLVACGDHSPEWNAKVVEANCRHLHLMDHLSIHRYWAGGHSTDFSEAEYYQLQRGPDVVDGDIRAADAMLTYFERPGHRIGIAFDEWGVWHPDATIASDFEAPSTLSAAVTAAGVFDVFHRWSGRLTMANIAQIVNVLQALIQTQGEHMWLTPTYHVFAMYAAHRGARAVRTEITGADMRAMPAVRQPFPVPQMEPGTLSMLSASASITDGGVAISLSNRHMTQTQEVEIELRGRTATRAVASILSGDGPNACNSAAQPSRVGPSEHVISVTEGKIIMALAPCSVQTVMVSDRG
- a CDS encoding alpha-N-arabinofuranosidase, which translates into the protein MKTATFIAHPEFEVGAVDPRLFGSFIENLGRAVYGGVYEPGHPSADDQGFRQDVIELVRELNVPIVRYPGGNFVSGYNWEDGVGPLADRPRRLELAWRTIETNAVGTNEFVDWARKANTEVMMAVNLGTRGADAARNLVEYCNHPGGTAWSDLRVKHGYKDPHKIKTWCLGNEMDGPWQICSKTAEEYGRAAAEAGKLMKWVDPTIELVACGSSSSNMPSFPAWESTVLDHTYEHVDFISLHQYYGNKDNSLPSFLARSVDMERFIKTVTSTCDFVKAKKRSKKTMNLSFDEWNVWFHSNNADAELAPWQIAPPQLEDIYTFEDALVVGLMLIALLRNADRVKMGCLAQLVNVIAPIMTVNGGGIWRQTIFYPFAHASQYGRGVALDLRIQSPAYETTDLGDIPYIDAVATMNPEDESISIFAVSRAQGEPFTLEGDLRSFAGYEVTDHIVLAHSDPKATNTLANPDNVVPHCGCSNTRFEDGRLTSLLTPLSWNVIRLEKSRK